In one window of Clupea harengus chromosome 4, Ch_v2.0.2, whole genome shotgun sequence DNA:
- the lamb2 gene encoding laminin subunit beta-2 isoform X1, with the protein MRTLVAVFVCVLATVTAQQPDLAHGCTHSSCYPATGDLLVGREKSLKASSTCGSRRKEPYCIVSHLQEEKKCFQCDSRRPYDTLYNTISHRIDNLITIYKPHRKKSWWQSENGKSDVYIQLDLEAEFHFTHLIMTFKTFRPAAMLIERSADFGRTWQVYRYFAYNCASIFPGISPGPLLKVDDVICESRYSDIEPSTEGEVIFRVLDPAIRIEDPYSPTIQNQLKITNLRVNFTNLHTLGDNLLDSRVEIKEKYYYAMYELVVRGNCFCYGHASECAPITGIKNIEGMVHGRCVCNHNTKGLNCEQCDDFHNDLPWRPAEGRNTHACKKCICNGHSSQCHFDMAVYLATGNVSGGVCDNCLHNTMGRNCETCKPFYYKDPNKDIRHPGVCVACDCDPDGSDNGGVCDSHDDPALRTIAGQCRCKGHVEGSRCDKCKPGFYGLSADNPQGCRPCMCDPRGTVSGSEQCDPVSGDCFCKRLVTGRSCDQCLPEHWALSHDMNGCRACDCDIGGATDNQCTMETGQCRCRSHMMARQCNQVEAGFFFMALDYYTYEAELAKLGQGCSVEERDLQEGRSASWTGTGFARVPEGSSLEFTISNIPYSLEYDLLIRYELQLPRDWEEVRVTVVRPGPIPTSSPCGNTIPADDLLTVSLPAGSRYLVLSQPICLEKGVTYTMRLDFSRYSDRNSISSVANPSILVDSIVLLPRYSALEMFIAGDPASIARKQSYERYRCHDTGKGVTRPQISDVCAKLITSMSAIINDGALPCQCDLQGSVNFECDSRGGQCRCRPNVIGRRCDQCAPGTYGFGPSGCKVCECNAEGSQTRFCDRITGKCSCRTGAFGPMCDGCQPGHWGFPNCKSCQCSGLAEDCHQKTGACLNCKGNAAGDNCERCANGFYGNPALGSGSQCRPCPCPEGPNSRRHFAASCHQDPRSRQVVCNCNQGYTGIVKRSEGTILKRARCEECAPGYYGNPSQPGGRCQPCRCNNNLDLSDPTSCDQRTGECRKCLYNTEGPDCGVCKSGHYGDASRRNCRKCTCNFLGTARNQCAAKEDCVCQRTSGQCQCLPNVSGLTCDHCAPNSWNLASGRGCDPCGCDPNNAYASACNEFTGQCQCRAGFGGKTCRDCQENFWGDPSVQCRACDCDTRGIETSQCNRMTGHCVCQQGVSGVRCDQCARGFSGTFPNCQPCHQCFGDWDRIVQDLATRTKSLAERAREIQTTGLTGPYEKRFRELEEKLAQARGIVNARNATAEAVTTLMGMIEDLRSRIGETTDTLNRLEGDLTNVQDNNYKASNELSILEREAKALNLTCDGHNRQLDILKNSNFLGAYDSIRSSHNKSRDAERRANQATTNIPSTVSQSAATRRKTERLIADKKDDFNRKNAANKRALLDLNAKAQNLDMKKLNEKVCGAPGDAPCEESPCGGAGCRDDNGKRHCGGLNCNGAVAKADGALDKSKHADKELNRAMAEVEGLFQKVADAKSKAEEAKDKAKAALEKANDTKNKVERSNNDLRDLIKQIRDFLTQEGADPDSIEMVANRVLELSIPASPQQIRHLAEEIKDRVRSLSNVDAILEQTQDDVRKAQQLLQNAKRVRNRAEGAKNAADTVKKALEDARKAQATAEKAIKKAKDDIGITENWLAQIQSETTASEQDLNEAMDRLGTLSQEIDALKAKRATNSMDAARAEETATMARDKANEAKQILDGELTDKYRTVQDLVDTKAKKVQDAKKKAERLRDEAKELLRDAQNKLQRLAELEKDYEENQKTLEGKARQLDGLEDKMKAILNDINKQIQIYNTCQ; encoded by the exons GAGGAGAAAAAGTGTTTCCAGTGTGACTCCCGACGCCCCTACGACACCTTGTACAACACCATCAGCCACCGCATTGACAACCTCATCACCATCTACAAGCCGCACCGCAAGAAGTCCTGGTGGCAGTCTGAGAATG GAAAGTCTGATGTTTACATCCAGCTGGATCTGGAGGCAGAGTTTCACTTCACCCATCTCATCATGACGTTTAAG ACATTCCGTCCAGCTGCAATGCTGATTGAGCGCTCAGCGGATTTCGGGCGCACCTGGCAGGTATATCGTTACTTTGCGTACAACTGCGCCTCCATATTCCCAGGGATATCCCCGGGTCCCCTGCTCAAGGTGGATGATGTCATCTGTGAGTCACGATACTCCGACATTGAGCCGTCCAcggagggagag GTGATCTTCAGAGTCCTGGACCCTGCTATCAGAATTGAAGACCCATACAGCCCTACCATTCAAA ATCAGCTGAAGATCACAAACCTGCGTGTGAACTTCACTAACCTGCACACTCTGGGTGACAACTTGCTCGACTCGCGAGTGGAGATCAAAGAGAAGTACTACTACGCCATGTATGAGCTGGTCGTCCGCGGCAACTGCTTCTGCTATGGCCACGCTTCTGAGTGCGCCCCCATCACTGGAATCAAGAACATTGAAGGCATG GTACacgggaggtgtgtgtgcaaccaCAATACCAAAGGATTGAACTGTGAGCAGTGTGACGACTTCCACAATGACCTGCCCTGGAGGCCAGCCGAGGGCCGCAACACCCACGCCTGCAAGA AATGCATCTGTAATGGCCACTCGTCCCAGTGCCACTTCGACATGGCGGTGTATCTGGCCACGGGGAACGTTAGCGGAGGCGTCTGTGACAACTGCCTGCACAACACCATGGGCCGCAACTGTGAGACGTGCAAACCCTTCTACTACAAGGACCCAAACAAAGACATCAGACACCCAGGagtctgtgtgg CTTGTGACTGTGACCCAGACGGCTCTGACAACGGGGGTGTGTGCGACAGCCACGATGACCCCGCCCTGAGAACGATCGCGGGCCAGTGCCGCTGCAAAGGGCACGTGGAGGGATCGCGGTGTGACAAGTGCAAACCCGGCTTCTACGGCCTGAGTGCAGACAACCCACAAGGCTGCCGGC CCTGTATGTGTGACCCGCGAGGTACGGTGTCGGGCAGTGAGCAATGTGACCCCGTGAGCGGGGACTGTTTCTGCAAGCGCCTGGTCACTGGACGCAGCTGTGACCAGTGCCTG CCGGAGCATTGGGCCCTGAGCCACGACATGAATGGGTGCCGGGCCTGCGACTGTGACATAGGGGGAGCCACAGACAACCA GTGCACCATGGAGACGGGGCAGTGTCGTTGCCGTAGCCACATGATGGCCCGCCAGTGTAACCAGGTGGAGGCTGGCTTCTTCTTCATGGCTCTGGACTACTACACCTACGAGGCTGAGCTAGCCAAACTGGGCCAG GGCTGCAGTGTGGAAGAGCGGGATCTTCAGGAGGGCCGCTCAGCTTCCTGGACCGGTACTGGTTTTGCTCGCGTGCCTGAGGGCAGCAGCCTGGAGTTCACCATCAGCAACATCCCCTACTCACTGGAGTACGACCTACTTATTCGCTACGAGCTCCAG TTGCCACGGGACTGGGAGGAGGTCCGTGTGACAGTGGTGCGACCGGGGCCCATCCCCACCAGTAGCCCCTGTGGGAACACCATCCCTGCAGACGACCTGCTCACAGTATCCTTGCCTGCTGGATCCAG ATATCTGGTCCTGTCCCAGCCCATTTGCCTTGAGAAAGGAGTGACCTACACCATGCGTCTGGACTTCAGCCGCTACTCCGACCGCAACAGCATCTCCAGCGTGGCTAACCCCAGCATACTGGTGGACTCT ATTGTGTTGCTCCCTCGCTACTCCGCCTTGGAGATGTTCATCGCAGGCGACCCGGCTTCCATCGCCAGGAAGCAGAGCTACGAGCGCTACCGTTGCCATGACACCGGCAAGGGCGTAACCCGGCCCCAGATCAGCGACGTGTGTGCCAAACTCATCACCAGCATGTCCGCCATCATCAACGACGGAGCTCTAC CGTGCCAGTGTGACCTTCAGGGGTCAGTGAATTTTGAGTGTGACTCCCGTGGAGGTCAGTGCCGCTGCAGGCCCAACGTGATTGGCCGCCGCTGTGACCAGTGTGCTCCTGGCACCTATGGATTTGGGCCCTCTGGGTGCAAAG tgtgtgagtgcaatgCCGAGGGCTCCCAGACACGCTTCTGCGACCGGATCACAGGCAAGTGTTCGTGCCGCACCGGCGCCTTCGGGCCCATGTGTGACGGGTGCCAGCCCGGGCACTGGGGCTTCCCCAACTGCAAGTCGTGCCAGTGCAGCGGGCTGGCCGAGGATTGCCACCAGAAGACGGGCGCCTGCCTCAACTGCAAGGGCAATGCAGCCGGAGACAACTGTGAAAG ATGTGCCAATGGTTTCTACGGCAACCCCGCGCTTGGCTCAGGAAGCCAATGCCGCCCCTGCCCATGCCCAGAAGGTCCCAACAGCAGGCGCCACTTCGCGGCTTCCTGTCACCAGGACCCACGCAGTAGACAGGTGGTCTGCAACTGCAACCAGGGGTATACAG GTATTGTTAAGCGCTCTGAAGGCACCATCCTCAAGC GCGCTCGCTGTGAGGAGTGTGCCCCCGGGTACTATGGCAACCCCTCTCAGCCAGGGGGGCGGTGCCAGCCGTGTCGCTGTAACAACAACCTCGACCTGTCAGACCCCACGTCATGTGACCAGCGGACGGGAGAGTGCAGGAAGTGTCTCTACAACACAGAGGGGCCCGACTGTGGCGTGTGCAAGAGCGGTCACTATGGTGACGCCTCTCGGCGTAATTGCAGAA AGTGTACTTGTAACTTCCTGGGCACGGCACGTAACCAGTGTGCGGCGAAGGAAGACTGTGTGTGCCAACGCACCTCTGGCCAGTGCCAGTGTCTGCCTAACGTGAGCGGTCTCACCTGCGACCACTGTGCCCCCAACTCATGGAACCTGGCCAGCGGGCGAGGCTGTGACCCATGCGGCTGTGACCCCAACAATGCCTACGCCTCAGCCTGCAATGAG TTCACAGGCCAGTGTCAGTGCCGTGCAGGTTTTGGTGGAAAGACCTGccgtgactgccaggagaacttcTGGGGCGATCCTAGTGTTCAGTGCAGAG CTTGTGACTGTGACACCCGTGGCATTGAGACGTCTCAGTGTAACCGGATGACAGGCCACTGCGTGTGCCAGCAGGGAGTATCGGGGGTGCGCTGTGACCAGTGTGCCCGCGGTTTCTCTGGCACCTTCCCCAACTGCCAGCCCTGCCACCAGTGCTTTGGGGATTGGGACCGCATTGTTCAGGACCTGGCAACCAGAACTAAATCCCTCGCAGAACGGGCCCGAGAAATCCAGACGACTGGCTTGACTGGACCGTACGAGAAAAGGTTCCGGGAGCTTGAGGAGAAGCTTGCTCAGGCACGGGGTATCGTCAACGCCCGGAACGCCACAGCAGAGGCCGTCACCACCCTGATGGGCATGATCGAGGATCTGAG ATCCCGCATTGGtgagaccacagacacactgaatcGTCTGGAGGGAGACCTCACCAATGTTCAGGACAACAACTACAAAGCTAGTAATGAGCTGAGCATCCTGGAGAGAGAGGCCAAGGCGCTCAACCTGACCTGTGATGGCCACAACCGCCAGTTGGACATCCTCAAGAACTCCAACTTCCTTG GTGCATATGACAGCATCCGCAGCTCCCACAACAAGTCTCGAGATGCAGAGCGCCGTGCCAACCAGGCGACCACAAACATTCCCAGCACTGTTAGCCAATCAGCTGCCACTCGCCGCAAGACTGAGCGACTCATCGCTGATAAGAAAGATGACTTTAACCGCAAGAACGCTGCCAACAAGCGAGCCCTACTGGACCTCAATGCCAAGGCACAGAACCTGGACATGAAGAAGCTGAATGAGAAG GTCTGTGGTGCACCTGGTGATGCCCCTTGTGAAGAGAGTCCGTGCGGTGGAGCTGGCTGCCGTGACGACAACGGGAAGCGGCACTGCGGTGGCTTAAACTGCAACGGTGCCGTGGCCAAGGCTGACGGTGCTCTGGACAAATCCAAACATGCCGACAAAGAGCTGAACCGAGCTATGGCAGAGGTGGAAGGCCTCTTCCAGAAG GTGGCAGATGCTAAGTCAAAGGCCGAGGAGGCAAAGGACAAAGCCAAGGCAGCACTGGAGAAAGCCAACGACACCAAGAACAAGGTGGAACGCTCCAACAACGACCTCCGCGACCTCATCAAGCAAATCCGTGACTTCCTGACGC AGGAAGGTGCTGACCCCGACAGCATTGAGATGGTGGCCAATCGTGTCCTGGAGCTGTCCATCCCAGCCTCCCCTCAGCAGATCCGCCACTTGGCCGAGGAGATCAAGGACCGTGTCAGGAGCCTGTCCAACGTGGATGCTATTCTGGAACAAACGCAGGACGACGTGCGGAAGGCTCAGCAGCTGCTTCAGAACGCCAAGAGAGTCAG GAACCGAGCAGAGGGGGCGAAGAATGCAGCAGATACAGTGAAGAAGGCACTGGAGGATGCCCGCAAGGCCCAGGCCACTGCAGAGAAGGCCATTAAAAAAGCCAAGGATGATATTGGAATCACTGAGAACTGGCTCGCTCAG ATCCAGTCTGAGACGACTGCCAGTGAGCAGGACCTGAATGAAGCCATGGACAGGCTGGGTACCTTAAGCCAGGAGATCGATGCCCTGAAAGCCAAACGTGCCACCAACAGCATGGATGCAGCTCGAGCAGAAGAGACGGCAACCATGGCACGAGACAAAGCCAACGAGGCCAAACAG attcTGGACGGAGAGCTGACTGATAAGTATCGCACAGTACAGGATTTGGTGGACACGAAAGCCAAAAAAGTGCAAGATGCCAAGAAGAAGGCAGAGCGTCTGAGAGACGAGGCCAAGGAGCTGCTGAGGGATGCCCAGAACAAGCTTCAGAGATTGGCAG AGCTTGAGAAAGACTATGAGGAAAATCAGAAAACTTTAGAAGGTAAAGCCCGGCAGCTGGACGGACTGGAGGATAAAATGAAGGCCATCTTGAATGACATCAACAAGCAGATTCAGATCTACAACACCTGTCAATAA
- the lamb2 gene encoding laminin subunit beta-2 isoform X2: MRTLVAVFVCVLATVTAQQPDLAHGCTHSSCYPATGDLLVGREKSLKASSTCGSRRKEPYCIVSHLQEEKKCFQCDSRRPYDTLYNTISHRIDNLITIYKPHRKKSWWQSENGKSDVYIQLDLEAEFHFTHLIMTFKTFRPAAMLIERSADFGRTWQVYRYFAYNCASIFPGISPGPLLKVDDVICESRYSDIEPSTEGEVIFRVLDPAIRIEDPYSPTIQNQLKITNLRVNFTNLHTLGDNLLDSRVEIKEKYYYAMYELVVRGNCFCYGHASECAPITGIKNIEGMVHGRCVCNHNTKGLNCEQCDDFHNDLPWRPAEGRNTHACKKCICNGHSSQCHFDMAVYLATGNVSGGVCDNCLHNTMGRNCETCKPFYYKDPNKDIRHPGVCVACDCDPDGSDNGGVCDSHDDPALRTIAGQCRCKGHVEGSRCDKCKPGFYGLSADNPQGCRPCMCDPRGTVSGSEQCDPVSGDCFCKRLVTGRSCDQCLPEHWALSHDMNGCRACDCDIGGATDNQCTMETGQCRCRSHMMARQCNQVEAGFFFMALDYYTYEAELAKLGQGCSVEERDLQEGRSASWTGTGFARVPEGSSLEFTISNIPYSLEYDLLIRYELQLPRDWEEVRVTVVRPGPIPTSSPCGNTIPADDLLTVSLPAGSRYLVLSQPICLEKGVTYTMRLDFSRYSDRNSISSVANPSILVDSIVLLPRYSALEMFIAGDPASIARKQSYERYRCHDTGKGVTRPQISDVCAKLITSMSAIINDGALPCQCDLQGSVNFECDSRGGQCRCRPNVIGRRCDQCAPGTYGFGPSGCKVCECNAEGSQTRFCDRITGKCSCRTGAFGPMCDGCQPGHWGFPNCKSCQCSGLAEDCHQKTGACLNCKGNAAGDNCERCANGFYGNPALGSGSQCRPCPCPEGPNSRRHFAASCHQDPRSRQVVCNCNQGYTGARCEECAPGYYGNPSQPGGRCQPCRCNNNLDLSDPTSCDQRTGECRKCLYNTEGPDCGVCKSGHYGDASRRNCRKCTCNFLGTARNQCAAKEDCVCQRTSGQCQCLPNVSGLTCDHCAPNSWNLASGRGCDPCGCDPNNAYASACNEFTGQCQCRAGFGGKTCRDCQENFWGDPSVQCRACDCDTRGIETSQCNRMTGHCVCQQGVSGVRCDQCARGFSGTFPNCQPCHQCFGDWDRIVQDLATRTKSLAERAREIQTTGLTGPYEKRFRELEEKLAQARGIVNARNATAEAVTTLMGMIEDLRSRIGETTDTLNRLEGDLTNVQDNNYKASNELSILEREAKALNLTCDGHNRQLDILKNSNFLGAYDSIRSSHNKSRDAERRANQATTNIPSTVSQSAATRRKTERLIADKKDDFNRKNAANKRALLDLNAKAQNLDMKKLNEKVCGAPGDAPCEESPCGGAGCRDDNGKRHCGGLNCNGAVAKADGALDKSKHADKELNRAMAEVEGLFQKVADAKSKAEEAKDKAKAALEKANDTKNKVERSNNDLRDLIKQIRDFLTQEGADPDSIEMVANRVLELSIPASPQQIRHLAEEIKDRVRSLSNVDAILEQTQDDVRKAQQLLQNAKRVRNRAEGAKNAADTVKKALEDARKAQATAEKAIKKAKDDIGITENWLAQIQSETTASEQDLNEAMDRLGTLSQEIDALKAKRATNSMDAARAEETATMARDKANEAKQILDGELTDKYRTVQDLVDTKAKKVQDAKKKAERLRDEAKELLRDAQNKLQRLAELEKDYEENQKTLEGKARQLDGLEDKMKAILNDINKQIQIYNTCQ, encoded by the exons GAGGAGAAAAAGTGTTTCCAGTGTGACTCCCGACGCCCCTACGACACCTTGTACAACACCATCAGCCACCGCATTGACAACCTCATCACCATCTACAAGCCGCACCGCAAGAAGTCCTGGTGGCAGTCTGAGAATG GAAAGTCTGATGTTTACATCCAGCTGGATCTGGAGGCAGAGTTTCACTTCACCCATCTCATCATGACGTTTAAG ACATTCCGTCCAGCTGCAATGCTGATTGAGCGCTCAGCGGATTTCGGGCGCACCTGGCAGGTATATCGTTACTTTGCGTACAACTGCGCCTCCATATTCCCAGGGATATCCCCGGGTCCCCTGCTCAAGGTGGATGATGTCATCTGTGAGTCACGATACTCCGACATTGAGCCGTCCAcggagggagag GTGATCTTCAGAGTCCTGGACCCTGCTATCAGAATTGAAGACCCATACAGCCCTACCATTCAAA ATCAGCTGAAGATCACAAACCTGCGTGTGAACTTCACTAACCTGCACACTCTGGGTGACAACTTGCTCGACTCGCGAGTGGAGATCAAAGAGAAGTACTACTACGCCATGTATGAGCTGGTCGTCCGCGGCAACTGCTTCTGCTATGGCCACGCTTCTGAGTGCGCCCCCATCACTGGAATCAAGAACATTGAAGGCATG GTACacgggaggtgtgtgtgcaaccaCAATACCAAAGGATTGAACTGTGAGCAGTGTGACGACTTCCACAATGACCTGCCCTGGAGGCCAGCCGAGGGCCGCAACACCCACGCCTGCAAGA AATGCATCTGTAATGGCCACTCGTCCCAGTGCCACTTCGACATGGCGGTGTATCTGGCCACGGGGAACGTTAGCGGAGGCGTCTGTGACAACTGCCTGCACAACACCATGGGCCGCAACTGTGAGACGTGCAAACCCTTCTACTACAAGGACCCAAACAAAGACATCAGACACCCAGGagtctgtgtgg CTTGTGACTGTGACCCAGACGGCTCTGACAACGGGGGTGTGTGCGACAGCCACGATGACCCCGCCCTGAGAACGATCGCGGGCCAGTGCCGCTGCAAAGGGCACGTGGAGGGATCGCGGTGTGACAAGTGCAAACCCGGCTTCTACGGCCTGAGTGCAGACAACCCACAAGGCTGCCGGC CCTGTATGTGTGACCCGCGAGGTACGGTGTCGGGCAGTGAGCAATGTGACCCCGTGAGCGGGGACTGTTTCTGCAAGCGCCTGGTCACTGGACGCAGCTGTGACCAGTGCCTG CCGGAGCATTGGGCCCTGAGCCACGACATGAATGGGTGCCGGGCCTGCGACTGTGACATAGGGGGAGCCACAGACAACCA GTGCACCATGGAGACGGGGCAGTGTCGTTGCCGTAGCCACATGATGGCCCGCCAGTGTAACCAGGTGGAGGCTGGCTTCTTCTTCATGGCTCTGGACTACTACACCTACGAGGCTGAGCTAGCCAAACTGGGCCAG GGCTGCAGTGTGGAAGAGCGGGATCTTCAGGAGGGCCGCTCAGCTTCCTGGACCGGTACTGGTTTTGCTCGCGTGCCTGAGGGCAGCAGCCTGGAGTTCACCATCAGCAACATCCCCTACTCACTGGAGTACGACCTACTTATTCGCTACGAGCTCCAG TTGCCACGGGACTGGGAGGAGGTCCGTGTGACAGTGGTGCGACCGGGGCCCATCCCCACCAGTAGCCCCTGTGGGAACACCATCCCTGCAGACGACCTGCTCACAGTATCCTTGCCTGCTGGATCCAG ATATCTGGTCCTGTCCCAGCCCATTTGCCTTGAGAAAGGAGTGACCTACACCATGCGTCTGGACTTCAGCCGCTACTCCGACCGCAACAGCATCTCCAGCGTGGCTAACCCCAGCATACTGGTGGACTCT ATTGTGTTGCTCCCTCGCTACTCCGCCTTGGAGATGTTCATCGCAGGCGACCCGGCTTCCATCGCCAGGAAGCAGAGCTACGAGCGCTACCGTTGCCATGACACCGGCAAGGGCGTAACCCGGCCCCAGATCAGCGACGTGTGTGCCAAACTCATCACCAGCATGTCCGCCATCATCAACGACGGAGCTCTAC CGTGCCAGTGTGACCTTCAGGGGTCAGTGAATTTTGAGTGTGACTCCCGTGGAGGTCAGTGCCGCTGCAGGCCCAACGTGATTGGCCGCCGCTGTGACCAGTGTGCTCCTGGCACCTATGGATTTGGGCCCTCTGGGTGCAAAG tgtgtgagtgcaatgCCGAGGGCTCCCAGACACGCTTCTGCGACCGGATCACAGGCAAGTGTTCGTGCCGCACCGGCGCCTTCGGGCCCATGTGTGACGGGTGCCAGCCCGGGCACTGGGGCTTCCCCAACTGCAAGTCGTGCCAGTGCAGCGGGCTGGCCGAGGATTGCCACCAGAAGACGGGCGCCTGCCTCAACTGCAAGGGCAATGCAGCCGGAGACAACTGTGAAAG ATGTGCCAATGGTTTCTACGGCAACCCCGCGCTTGGCTCAGGAAGCCAATGCCGCCCCTGCCCATGCCCAGAAGGTCCCAACAGCAGGCGCCACTTCGCGGCTTCCTGTCACCAGGACCCACGCAGTAGACAGGTGGTCTGCAACTGCAACCAGGGGTATACAG GCGCTCGCTGTGAGGAGTGTGCCCCCGGGTACTATGGCAACCCCTCTCAGCCAGGGGGGCGGTGCCAGCCGTGTCGCTGTAACAACAACCTCGACCTGTCAGACCCCACGTCATGTGACCAGCGGACGGGAGAGTGCAGGAAGTGTCTCTACAACACAGAGGGGCCCGACTGTGGCGTGTGCAAGAGCGGTCACTATGGTGACGCCTCTCGGCGTAATTGCAGAA AGTGTACTTGTAACTTCCTGGGCACGGCACGTAACCAGTGTGCGGCGAAGGAAGACTGTGTGTGCCAACGCACCTCTGGCCAGTGCCAGTGTCTGCCTAACGTGAGCGGTCTCACCTGCGACCACTGTGCCCCCAACTCATGGAACCTGGCCAGCGGGCGAGGCTGTGACCCATGCGGCTGTGACCCCAACAATGCCTACGCCTCAGCCTGCAATGAG TTCACAGGCCAGTGTCAGTGCCGTGCAGGTTTTGGTGGAAAGACCTGccgtgactgccaggagaacttcTGGGGCGATCCTAGTGTTCAGTGCAGAG CTTGTGACTGTGACACCCGTGGCATTGAGACGTCTCAGTGTAACCGGATGACAGGCCACTGCGTGTGCCAGCAGGGAGTATCGGGGGTGCGCTGTGACCAGTGTGCCCGCGGTTTCTCTGGCACCTTCCCCAACTGCCAGCCCTGCCACCAGTGCTTTGGGGATTGGGACCGCATTGTTCAGGACCTGGCAACCAGAACTAAATCCCTCGCAGAACGGGCCCGAGAAATCCAGACGACTGGCTTGACTGGACCGTACGAGAAAAGGTTCCGGGAGCTTGAGGAGAAGCTTGCTCAGGCACGGGGTATCGTCAACGCCCGGAACGCCACAGCAGAGGCCGTCACCACCCTGATGGGCATGATCGAGGATCTGAG ATCCCGCATTGGtgagaccacagacacactgaatcGTCTGGAGGGAGACCTCACCAATGTTCAGGACAACAACTACAAAGCTAGTAATGAGCTGAGCATCCTGGAGAGAGAGGCCAAGGCGCTCAACCTGACCTGTGATGGCCACAACCGCCAGTTGGACATCCTCAAGAACTCCAACTTCCTTG GTGCATATGACAGCATCCGCAGCTCCCACAACAAGTCTCGAGATGCAGAGCGCCGTGCCAACCAGGCGACCACAAACATTCCCAGCACTGTTAGCCAATCAGCTGCCACTCGCCGCAAGACTGAGCGACTCATCGCTGATAAGAAAGATGACTTTAACCGCAAGAACGCTGCCAACAAGCGAGCCCTACTGGACCTCAATGCCAAGGCACAGAACCTGGACATGAAGAAGCTGAATGAGAAG GTCTGTGGTGCACCTGGTGATGCCCCTTGTGAAGAGAGTCCGTGCGGTGGAGCTGGCTGCCGTGACGACAACGGGAAGCGGCACTGCGGTGGCTTAAACTGCAACGGTGCCGTGGCCAAGGCTGACGGTGCTCTGGACAAATCCAAACATGCCGACAAAGAGCTGAACCGAGCTATGGCAGAGGTGGAAGGCCTCTTCCAGAAG GTGGCAGATGCTAAGTCAAAGGCCGAGGAGGCAAAGGACAAAGCCAAGGCAGCACTGGAGAAAGCCAACGACACCAAGAACAAGGTGGAACGCTCCAACAACGACCTCCGCGACCTCATCAAGCAAATCCGTGACTTCCTGACGC AGGAAGGTGCTGACCCCGACAGCATTGAGATGGTGGCCAATCGTGTCCTGGAGCTGTCCATCCCAGCCTCCCCTCAGCAGATCCGCCACTTGGCCGAGGAGATCAAGGACCGTGTCAGGAGCCTGTCCAACGTGGATGCTATTCTGGAACAAACGCAGGACGACGTGCGGAAGGCTCAGCAGCTGCTTCAGAACGCCAAGAGAGTCAG GAACCGAGCAGAGGGGGCGAAGAATGCAGCAGATACAGTGAAGAAGGCACTGGAGGATGCCCGCAAGGCCCAGGCCACTGCAGAGAAGGCCATTAAAAAAGCCAAGGATGATATTGGAATCACTGAGAACTGGCTCGCTCAG ATCCAGTCTGAGACGACTGCCAGTGAGCAGGACCTGAATGAAGCCATGGACAGGCTGGGTACCTTAAGCCAGGAGATCGATGCCCTGAAAGCCAAACGTGCCACCAACAGCATGGATGCAGCTCGAGCAGAAGAGACGGCAACCATGGCACGAGACAAAGCCAACGAGGCCAAACAG attcTGGACGGAGAGCTGACTGATAAGTATCGCACAGTACAGGATTTGGTGGACACGAAAGCCAAAAAAGTGCAAGATGCCAAGAAGAAGGCAGAGCGTCTGAGAGACGAGGCCAAGGAGCTGCTGAGGGATGCCCAGAACAAGCTTCAGAGATTGGCAG AGCTTGAGAAAGACTATGAGGAAAATCAGAAAACTTTAGAAGGTAAAGCCCGGCAGCTGGACGGACTGGAGGATAAAATGAAGGCCATCTTGAATGACATCAACAAGCAGATTCAGATCTACAACACCTGTCAATAA